Part of the Amphiura filiformis chromosome 9, Afil_fr2py, whole genome shotgun sequence genome is shown below.
AATTGCAGCTAAGCAtggcaaaacataaaaaaaacctaaaaacatAATCGCATTCCACATTACATTTACAACTTCAGaaaggctttgagacaaactatttcaTTAAGATGGCCTACACACATGTAATCTATACTGTGCCAATAAAGTAtcattacacttggaaaaataatcacaatttccaaactgaacaatattggggtaaatttgtttttttaatacatGTAGATGCACTACCTTATCTtccacattatgacaccacattgaatccaatgtgacttaaaaaagcaaagttacaagctggcctattcaaaactccacagactagtcatctggtttgagagtggtgaatagcagatttatgcgtttggctttaatttaaaacaaaaggaacaaaagaaaactgaaacaaaagaactaaaaaataaaatgttatgtgAAGTTATGAAAAGTAAAGAGAAGTAAAAACTTAAATTAAAACAGctttaaataatgcttcattgaagaaactgtgttgtctctttgttgcggcttgttggaatcttttttgcgccttctataggccagtttgtcacttttaaaactggaccatcgtctattcaattgcttgtaactttacttcttgaggtcacattggattaaatgtggtatcataatgtgcatgattagatagtgcatctaatgAAAAAACaacttaccccaatattgtttagttttgaaattatgattatttttccaagtgtgaggatactttattggcgcagtatactttcCCAAAGTTGTTTAAAGATACAAAGTTATGGTCTCTAGAaattcaaaaatatacatcacaTGCCTAATAAAATATTTACTGTATGAAATGTGGTTAAACAGAGAAAAGGGAAAGCAAACAGTTCTAAAAAAATGTATGATTCCTGCAGGTGTACAAAAAATCAAGATGGGAAATTCATTGTGTGTGCTGTACAAGAATAAGATACTGGATTGGATGATATGGATTTGGGAATGGCCTTGCAGGACAGAAGGATTTGGCATGAGTTTGAGGATTCCACTCATTTAAAGcaaataagcaagcaagcaatgtatgaataggtttttgaaaaatatttatgataaaagTATTTTAAATTTGGATTTCAATACCAGATTGATCAATCCTATTTAAATTAACATTGATATCAGGCCCACATCTGCTGAAATTCGTTTTGCATTTCTTTCtaaaggaataaaaaaaaataaaaagcagtaaatcaaaattgatcccAAAGATGAAATACACACACTGCAGGAAACAAACAAACTTTTTCCCTTCCATAAATTCATCCTCATTTTAACCCAGACTGTCATTTATAAAGTACCTCAGTCTCACCTACTCAGTACAAGTAGAAGTATAAGTTAGCCACTTGTTTTGTCCAACAAGTTATGTAGAAGTTCAGCAAAATATCGCAAAATGTTTTGTCCCACAATAGCTAGACGAAATGTTTATTTCAACAAGTAGAAGTCACTCTCTGAAAATGCCAAATATAACAGTCTTCAACCAAGATGTGAGAGTACACATGCATATACATGTAGCCAAGCaggaaatttggtaaaatttaaagctctttagaacatttacaataaGAATGGAAGATAAGGCGAAAAAAAgataaaaccctgttctatgggcccgaccgacccagattgtaaacaaattgggaaaaaaaaattccCTGTACAAAATGAATGCTGAcccaaatttcaggaacaaatgtttttttaaattgcaaattatttacagattttcatgattttttggggttatttaaaaaaaaaagaccgaccaaccctacttgaaaggtctgtccgcccgtagaagagggtttcttttttttcgtcgcctaatggttAACTAATTAAGGAGAGCTAACAATCACTATTctgtatcagatttaaggagagcagtagatagcaataactcGTTCTCCACAAAAGGCAACCCCTGCAATCCAAAATTTGTTGTTACAtgtactatacctcataaatattcattaggtaatccagacatcttttTGGTTACcggtattcataacctcattaataaacgcgatgtgtgcgatccaattacattcagttatttgtgaaaacgcgaatgcaaattgaggtcattaatatctcgtAATTGATCGAAAaatgcgtgttgttgtgcgtcgaacacaCTGCGCgcacgctggctgccgtatttggattgcgcgctaccatatttgcacagattgtgatactcactttttgttattggtcgtcctgttttagcatGATCTATTTTTGGAAAAGGGAAGaggtaaaaatcatctatttttgtaaactttttataaaattttgtgttactttataaggtgaagagattaaagtgacggttatgaatgaggttaattaCTTTGCATCgataatatgtcgggcattgtgagaaatctaaacattttgctttggacctcggagccccttgggatattcctcggtttcaAAGgcaaaaagtttatatttttcacaatgccctccaaataacagaTGCAGTTATTAATCTCTAAATAACGCCGGCGTCCGAGTacagtattttgactacttcagCACCCCTACTACCACGCAGTGTCTTGACCCACGCACCACAGTTCCTTCAGACGCATATCATTATGCTACACAACAACGATTTTGCTGATCGTAAAAATGGCATCGGCTGCAGTTAACAGATTGCCGATGAAAAATAATacgcaaatttgaagttttatgaaacaaaattttTTATGGAGAGTTTAAAAAAGACAATTAaaatatgttaagggggtactacacccctgcccaatgttgtgcctatttttgcattttctcataaagtgtagcacattggtgacaagtaagatatattataggggcaaggactacaactacttagagaataaacgataataatttttattttgcctatcctctaccgtgtgatagacgacaggcaggtccaatattttgagtagtggatgccggcgcagccggtatccactacgataaaaatattggacctgcctgtcgtctatcataggtagaggataaacaaaataaaattctatcgtttattctcattcttagtcagttaaatattattttaataactgtaaacaatttgtttaaagcaaaaactaagttactgtcataaaaactcccctcattatataatgaacgaaacttgtttacaacttcacgtattctgttgcgtggTATGCTaacgcgttcgcgtattccgcactagtctacgcgtCCAGCGCGAttcatacgcgcacctctacacgcgtgttacgcattatcaagacgcatgatgacgtggggtcgtctacggcctgatagacggcacccgaaatcatgcgattgtccaatcagaaatgtgtctacgaactagaccactcccactgactaagaatgcactgtaaattttatttcagcacagacaacagttgtggagttacagtcaaaaatgaaggaaaaccaatatttgatcaataaatcaataagtacTTGCCTTGAGCTgcagaattttcagtgcagtagttgtggtccttgcccctataacatacatatcttactgtcactaatgcgctataattcttcaaaaaaatgcaaaaataggcacaaaattggccaggggtgtagtacccccttaatataaatCTAAATTGATTGAACATAAATCTgtcaataaaatcaggtaagcaaaatatttaaCTTAGGCCTATTAACCATGCCGACCTGCATGCTAGCTGTTAGGTTTTTGGGCATCAATGGCTTTGGAAGCAAGGAATATCCTAATTTTAATTGATATCATGATGCAATGTGATTAGTTGCTAGTGGTATCATCATATAATTGGTTATTTGATTTACATGTATATGGTAATTGAatgataaaattcaaattttttggtttcaaaaaaaaaatggtaaggAAATGTGATGCAGTTTACCAATTATTATGAAAGAGATTTTTGACTTTGTAAATTGTTggatattgtgaaaaaaaaagttttcacaatgccctcaaaagaaataaaaaaatgaaacgaTTACATGAAAATactgctagcgaccaatcacCCTAGGGCACAATCATGTGATATCCGAAAACAGCTGATATTGCCCGCATTAACTGTTCGAATGCATACCTCATTGCGGTCATTGTAACACATACCAAATACGTTACAGATTACACGatgttaattaaatttaaaacaatacaaaacaggATTCGATTTAACTTGTGTAGTGGATCAAAATGCTCCCTATTTTGGACAACcagctacacaaatttcagcttgtattatttacaatgtaaacatatgctaatattataagaacatcgccTAAATAAGGTTTTCGCTAAAAATGGCTAcacaaatttttcaaagtaaatcgaaccctgccaTCAAATTAAGCAATACAAATCAAGTCTCAagctaaacaaaacaaatttcatcCTGTATATTTTCCTAAGCACACATATCCCACCCACATACAGAAGGAACACGTCACCATCTCATATCCCCTATGCTAAAGTCAGGGGGATAAAAACATGGTGTACCATATTCATTCTAATTAGCACCCCGGACATTTTAATTCAATAATTTTCTGAGGCTAGAAGAGCCTATGGGTCATGACTAAAATTATgaatggcagttagaaatatgatttatgcCCAAGTCAAAATCATGGAATAATAAATGTCTATATCTAGAAAGTAGGGCCTACAATTTCAgaggctgaaaaaatgtttttttccctgcaagcaatccagaatttccctccagttttacctaatttccctccagtatgacatatttcccttatgtatttctttatttttttggtcaaaaaccaaaaatttccctgcaatgagcttcccgtattgcccactttttcctgccATGGCCTACATGAAGGTGCACAAGTGTGTGATTAGAAATAATGTCACTTAAAAATATAGGGCACTTAAGTAGGGCATGGGTGCTAATTAGATTGAATACCAGTAcgataaaaaaatattgaactcttcataaaatttaacttcagaaaatgtatacttttcacaGGGTACATGTTTTGTACATCATACCTAAAGAGATaaatttttgtatgaaaatactgAGATTTTGTGTCACAAAAATAATCTGAATTTAGGGTCAGAATTTCAGCGTGAATCCGTGAAttaattctcgcaaagattctcgtaaacagatttgtgtgaatcgaagttgattctcgcaaacatttttttgttcaGATTAAAAAATAACAAGAATGTTTCATTCCTACTTGACTTGATATCAAATTTAAGGCAATTTTGCAAGCTTTTGAATGTTGATGCTCAGATTGTGGTATACAGAAACTGAAAACAGCGAGAAACTGATCAGGGTCCTGAAACAAGTGAAATTGCATAAATCTGAACTACAAAATAGCCCGAATCCAGACAAAATCCTGAATACTCTCATCCCTGTTGTAAGACCGAAAATTAACAATTAAATTAAGCCGACTATAAACTAATACTAACCctaatttcatgtttaaaaattACATGATGGAATAACCCAAAATAAGATTATCACACATAGCATCAACACCCCCAACTCGACCCTCCAActaaacacaaaagttggcaaccattaAAGTTAccaaaatctttcaaagaccaaggacaaaatttggccaaaaacaaaccCTTTttggtggttttcaatgactggaatttcaaacaccccttttcaattaCACTAAATACCGACATAAAATTAAGTATTCTCAAGTACCCATTATAATCACATTTTGCGGACAGTGCACATTaattaccccctattttgctgactTCACAGACAATGCAAATTAAATACACTCTAGTTTGCAAATTTCGCGGTCttcgctactggtaaaaaaattatcCATTTTCCGCACTAATTGGTAACTCTCGTGGTTACCACCTTTTGTGTTGGGTTGAGGGGGGGGGAAACAGCTAACCAAATATTTCAAAGacaaacatatttttatactcaaatTACATCTCACATTGATCTGAATTCTGTGTACAAATGGGGCTGTGTAACAATATTGTGCCTTGGGAAAGGTAAAATTAGAGATGTCACAAGTTTGTACTGTAACAGAAAGACTGAAAAGCATATTTAAATTtggattaaaataaataaaatgaccttaaaaaacaCATTGTAAGACCTCTGAACAATTTATGTTAATTACTTGCCCTCTCATTAAGgtgagtactacaccccttgataaattggtgactattttctcaaaaattaataacacatttggtaacaaaaagttatgtacatcataggggcaaggaatctagttGCTACAGagtaatttcagtgactcaagacaagcgctacattatttatgataagaaaagaggtatcgcTAGAATACacttcatttcttaacataatgaaccacttgtcttgaatcactgaaatatcagtgaagtaactggattccttgcccctatcatatgcataactttggttaccagtgtgtagttattttttgagacaaatgcaaagttagtcaaaaaatttatcaggtgtagcaccaccttaatttttatatattatgtttctcaattttaccctccccagagcACATGATTGTATTACAGCCACAATTATACAGGTAAAAAGTAAACAGAAACTTAGACCTTATGTTAGTTTAACATATTTACATACTTCTTAAtacaaaaattgaaacttgttagTTCGTTAATTCCAGACACAGCTATTTACAGTTCCGTAACATAAAAGTTCTTTCCTGACACAGAGCTAAGTTTATAGTTCTGTAACATATTTACAGTTTAACTAAAAACATTGCGAACAAGTTCATTCCTGACTGCAATTCCAAGTAATTCATCTGCATCAGGGGCTTCAAGATCGCCGGCATCATCAGGGTTTGGTGGTTggttgtcatcatcatcgtcttgAGCCTCCTGTACGTAGTCATCCTTGCTGATGTTGAATAGGACGCAGCACGCAACAATCATATCGCAGGCAGTCTCAGGTGATTTTACTTTAGGGCCGCTACTACCTAAGCAGGCGAACTTGTTCTTCAACTGGCCATTTAGCTGCTCGATTAGAACCCTGGTTCTTTTATGGGCTCTGAAACACAAGAGGGAAAACACAAAGAAAGGGGAAGGGAGTAGAAAGAAAGGAAGATAGAGGGAGAGAGAAAAAGAGACAAAATTATAATTAATGATCCCATATGGCCTTCGACATTTCCAAGGACTTATAGGCAGCCAGCCATGTAGGCAGTGTTTTACATACCCAAAATTGTAAAATACACACCCAGTGTTTGCCCACATGGCAGATACTTTGTACCTTTGTatctaaatttacacacccagtttttttgaatttacacaccgaAACCTTCAAACCCTGCCTAAGACTGATTAAAACCTATAACAGCTATACCTACCCAAAAGACGTCTACACATATATTATGTATACCTAAAGCAAATAACAAGAGCAACAGTCTGTCTTTGGCTCCGGCCTCCGGGTGGGGGCGGGATGGAAGAGGGGCAGCAACCAGCACGGAATCTGCATTTCGTTCCTCATAACTTTTGCCCCATGTGAAATGTTACGATTTACCATATTGTGATAATGcaaaacacaaatgtttttaaaatcaaaGCAGTGGATGAGGTATAATGAATGAAGCCCTAAATGAagccctacatgtacatgtagataacGAGGTACATCAAACACGTGAAACACCCATCGTCCCTCCTGGCAACAAATTTTTGGTACCGATAGGCCTACCTAGTCTTAAATTATGCCACTCGTTAAGCTAATTAACATACACAAAATAAGCTTAACATTTAATATTTTGCCCTCCATGTCTGACACAAACATGGAGGTGTCAGCACTGCACTGTTATATCATTTAGGCATTCATCTATACATGTACCGTACATCATAAAATGAAATAGATTAGCCTACCTGTTGTATTCTTCCTCTGCTTCAGTGCTTGGATGCTGAATAGGAGTCATCAGCCATGGTTTTAAAGCGTAGCCGGAATCTCCCAGAAGAAGTCCCTGCAGGCGTCCGCTCTCATAAGCGTGGCCCAGACGACTTGCCTGCAAAATACGACTGTCATGCGTGCTGCCTGGCCATCGTGCCACTACATTAAGGATCCTGTACTTGGCATCGCAGACAAGCTGAACGTTGATACTATATTTACCTATAGATattcatgaaaattaaaaaagaaatactGTAAATGCATGGAGGTAATACAAATTGTACAAGTTTAAAGTGTCAGGCATGGGACTACGCAtttggtcatgtgtcatatggtggggcacatttgcgttacaagcactgattttgatcatctgtcctccttttcacttaaattgttacatgtctaaaactatacatctcacaccaacaaaagtatacatttttggaaagcttatgttccaaggaatccaactatgcaaaaatgaagttggtatacagggtgcgtaagaaaatatatagggtgatatcatgaacaaaattaattttactagtaaattcataatttattgcatttgctactgatatagAATATGGTACCAGGATcaaatgtaatctaattttgtggcaggcaacactTTTGGTATTTTTCACGAATTAATCAAATTGGCAttccaaattgagaaacatatttgaaaattagaataatcaggctgtataatgagcccaaatttgacgcaattggaccaagaatagccctgtgacaacaagttaaaatcagaaagaggagagaaaaatgtaacgtcaCCAGGTATTTTTGGGTCCCACCATAATAAGACACATGACcatttatgaaaaagtctggaaaagaTGGAAAAGCACGTACTGAGagtcaattttgtttaaaaagtaggTCAAGGTTGCACAATTAAGTCATTATGATCACACTGATTGGGAACACATCCTGAGCATATCAGCTAATTTCAAGATGGTCAAGGCCTGCTGGATTGACATGGATTGGGACATAAAATAAACTAACTGCATACATGTAAACATGATTTCATAAACGAGAATGCAACAAATTTTTAGGTACCGTacccaatataaaaaaatgaatatgCAAGTTGTACAGcaacatgaataggcctacatacatgtagttccagtaactgtaactcgtcgcaCCTAGatggtccgtagatgtcattatgtttatcataaagactgaagtcttgctggcaggactaacatacatgtacatgtaggcctactacgtaTGAAGGCTGTCGATTTCCGTTTAAACGGTATTTAAAATTCAGGCTGTTTAAAtgtagaaaaaaacaaaaaaaaacaaaacaaacaaaaaaacttgCAATTGAACTTGTAAAGCGCCACACATACACAGATCAATCATatgcaaacaaatgaaaaatacatacatgatatcaattcaaaatatacacaattacaaaaaattttaaaaattcaatgtgtccctggctCTCCTGggtacaagctgaaatttgtgtagcagattgtccaaaatggggagcattttgctccactaCACAAGTTAAATCATACCCTGTTTACGTGATGGTCACCATTTATGATTTTGAAAATTCGGGAGGGGCgaaatacatgtaccgtattcattccaataagcgcccatgccccaaagCTTAGGGgataattttcatttgaaattcatgtccGTCCACTCGGACGCAAGGCATTGAGGCAGCTCAGCttgttgaacattgcgtccaACAATATAGAAAATCACGTCCTGGATGCACGGAGGCGGCTTTTCATTAAAAAATGCTACATGTACACacattttttcaaagtaaatcgaaccctgaatCTAACCATCCATGCTGGtgcatgatgatgttgatgcttggatgataatgatgatcatGGGCATGATGGGTGTCTGGCATGCCTGATCTAAAAAAATGATGAAAGCTTTTATTTTGTAGCTCATGAGCTAGCTTATTCAATTTAACCATTACAAGTCATGATTGTACTTTAAAACatgtattataatttatatacattcatgtgacatttgtagccTACCTTTCCTGTTGATGTACACATATTCATCGGGTCCAAGCGTAACACCATGTAGTCTGACGTGGGTACAATCAATAGCGCCTACCACACGAGGAAATCCCCTTGGTCTAACAGCCATGAAATCCCTCTGTTTCTGTCGCACTTCTTCCGCTGTCCGGGGAAACTTGATGTAATCATTTTGTAACCGGCACAGGAGTGGAGTCACGCGGCTCACGGCGCGTTGAGCGGTGGGAATGCTTACACCGTGAGGCTCAGCTCCAGATTCATCCAGGTAAGATCCTTTTCCGTAAAAGCGAAGTGCTATGAAGACTTGAAGGCTTGGTGGTAAAGCGTGATTCCGTTCCGTAGGATGTTGCAGTTCGTCAGACAAGAGGTCGATGATGTTGATACTTGCCAACCGTGTGAAGCGATACTTCTTGTACATGTCGTGATCATTCCATTTATCCAGTGGATGCGACCTATCTCTAAATACTCTCTCCCGTCGAAGAGCTCGTTGATTTATTACCATATGCAGCTGATTTGCCAAAAACATCGCCATAATTGATAAAATTTAAGCCAAACTCAACAGTATATTCGGGAGCGATCATTTATTTCCCGCCGTATGACCGGATGTGACCTATGACACTTGATAAGAATTCTCGATCATTCCATTTGTCATGTAGGTGAATTGTCTATTTATACTCTCTCGCTTCGTTTCGTTCAGAATTTGCAGCTGAATACCCAAAAACATCGCCATAATTGACCATTAAATCTGAGTTAAATTAAATGAAACAGCTAActtgtcattgttttgtttaccAATTTTCgcggcaaaatttgacctctgactTAAGATGAATCCTCACAAGTTAAGAGGCCCCCTGACCCCCTCTTAAGTTTAGAGGCAACTTAAGAAGGATATTCATCTTAAGTTGTTTTATAATATAGAAGATAAGATTAATCTTAAAGTTAAGAGGAGTTCAAGACTTAAGATGAATTAATTCATCTTAAGTCTGACTTAAGATGATCTTAAagttttatgaaataggaccctgGGTCCTATTTCATAAAGCTTCTATTTAAGATGATCTTAAGTATTCATCTTAACTGCAATTCATCTTAAGTCAAGACGTTTAATTCATCTTAGGATAATATTAATCTTATCTCAATTCCTCTTAtcttttaattaaattttaatctaatgtTCTTGAAAGAGCCTGATTTTTGTTCGGGGTCAATTCAGTGCGGAAAATTTTTCACTTCCGGTTGGGGAAACTAGTcgcacaaatcaacaaaatggtaAACAAATTGCATTTAACGTgtgatttatgtattttttcttttcttttctgttagaaaatgacattattttgcaTGTGTGTTCTTTTCTACCCATAAAAATATCAGGTAAGATGAAATTTTAAGAGAGTAAATTGGCGTCTGTGGAGACCAACGGACCTCCTATACAAATGTACAGCGAAATAAGCTTAATGGATTTATAATACTTGTCACTGCTTGTACCGTCTTCACAACTGAGGATTACTAGAATAAGCGGATATTTTTGCATTTAAAGTATACTCTACGTATAAATCTATCAGAAATCGTGACATTTTTTGGGACAAAGTTGTGATTTTTGGATGCAATGTGATCGACAACATACCaaataaagaataaaaag
Proteins encoded:
- the LOC140160612 gene encoding putative nuclease HARBI1, whose amino-acid sequence is MAMFLANQLHMVINQRALRRERVFRDRSHPLDKWNDHDMYKKYRFTRLASINIIDLLSDELQHPTERNHALPPSLQVFIALRFYGKGSYLDESGAEPHGVSIPTAQRAVSRVTPLLCRLQNDYIKFPRTAEEVRQKQRDFMAVRPRGFPRVVGAIDCTHVRLHGVTLGPDEYVYINRKGKYSINVQLVCDAKYRILNVVARWPGSTHDSRILQASRLGHAYESGRLQGLLLGDSGYALKPWLMTPIQHPSTEAEEEYNRAHKRTRVLIEQLNGQLKNKFACLGSSGPKVKSPETACDMIVACCVLFNISKDDYVQEAQDDDDDNQPPNPDDAGDLEAPDADELLGIAVRNELVRNVFS